One Phaseolus vulgaris cultivar G19833 chromosome 2, P. vulgaris v2.0, whole genome shotgun sequence DNA window includes the following coding sequences:
- the LOC137811697 gene encoding E3 ubiquitin-protein ligase UPL1-like isoform X1, whose product MKLKRKRALEVPPKIRCFIDRVTSVPLEKIEEPLKGFVWEFDKGDFHHWVDLFNHFDSYFEKYIKPRKDLLIDDDFLDLDPPFPRIAILQILRVIRTILDNCTNKHFYSSYEQHLSALLASTDPDVVEASLDTLATFLKKTVGKYSIRDTSLNSKLYALAQGWGGKEEGLGLIASCVPDGCDRIACELGCTLHFEFYALNESERDIKVAEPLVQGLQIIHLCDIDKRVETDLELLHKLVTEYKVPASLRFSLLSRLRYARAFGSLASRQQYTCIRLYAFIVLIQACADADDLVSFFNAEPGFINELVSLLSYEDAVLERIRILCLHALAALCQDRSRQQSVQTAVTSGGHRGILSSLMQKAIDSVISDTSKWSVYFAEALLSLVSVLVSTSSGCSAMREAGFIPTLLPLLKDTNPQHLHLVEKSVRILEAFMDYSNPAAALFRDLGGLDDTISRLKIEVSHVENGGKQPDEKSEFSSRSVNMVRSSSRLDDVQQPLYSEPLISYHRRLLMKALLRAISLGTYAPGNTARIYGSEENVLPHCLCIIFRRAKDFGGGVFSLAATVMSDLIQKDPTCFPVLDAAGLPSAFLDAIMDDVLNSSEAITCIPQCLDALCLNSNGLQAVKDRNSLRCFVKVFTSKTYLRALAGDTPASLSSGLDELMRHAASLRGPGVEMLVEILESISKIGSAVESSSLSSDPSSSTSVPMEMDGEEKNLILPNNESSKADDAGHISEPSPDMSIMNVESFLPDCVNNIARLLETILQNADTCRIFVEKKGIEAILQLVTLPLMPASVSVGHSISVAFKNFSPQHYVSLARAVCSFLREHLRSTNELLDLVGGTQLALVESAKQTKVLKYLSSLEAVLTLSVFLLKGTSTVVSELSTSDADVLKDLGKTYKEIIWQISLCNDSKAEEKKNADQEPEVSQVPPSTAVERESDDDSNIQTVRYTNPVFGRNGSHSLWSGEREFLSVVRAGESLHRRSRHGISRIRGGRTGRHLEALNIDSEAPPSGLEAPSSQDMKKKSPDVLVSEILNKLASTLRSFFTALVKGFTSPNRRRADSGSLSSASKTLGAVLATNFLEALSFSGHSTYASGLELSLSVKCRYLGKVVDDMAALTFDSRRRSCYTAMVNNFYVHGTFKELLTTFEATSQLLWTLPCSLPSPDNDVGKKGEGGKLSHNTWLLDTLQSYCRLLEYFVNSSHLLSPTSASQAELLVQPVAVGLSIGLFPVPRDPEVFVRMLQSQVLDVILPVWNHPMFSSCSPGFIASIISLVTHVYSGVGDVKRSRSNIVGSTNQRFMPPPPDETTIATIVEMGFSRARAEEALRRVETNSVEMAMEWLFSHTDDPVQEDDELARALALSLGSSSESTKAETAEKTIDVLTEEGHVKKPPVDDILAASVKLFQTSDSVSFQLTDLLVTLCSQSKGDDRPKVISYLLQQLKLCPLDFSQDNCALSVLAHILALLLFEDVSTREIAAQNGIISSIIDILTNFKGRQELGKELPVPKCISALLLTLDQMVQSRPKVENVEGTQTGSLPDSSGEHGSLQISDTVVPKEKNSNGNEKEPAVAFESILGKSTGFATVEESHKLLDVACDLIKQHVPAVVMQAVLQLCARLTKTHALALQFLENGGLAALFNLPRICFFPGYDSVVSAIVRHLLEDPQTLQTAMELEIRQTLSGNRHSGRVSPRSFLTSLAPVISRDPNVFMKAAAAVCQLETSGGRTVVVLSKEKEKEKSKSSSIEAGLSSNECVRIPESKSHDGQGKCLKSHKKVPVNLTQVIDQLLEIVLKYPPMKGMEESERDSTFMEIDEPTMKVKGKSKVDEAASIEPESEKSTGLVKVTFVLKLLSDILLMYGHAVGVILRRDSEMCQFRGSNQPSGHSGIIHHVLHRLLPLSVDKSAGPDDWRGKLSEKASWFLVVLCGRSGEGRKRVTNELVKELMSFSNFESNSMRNSLLPDKRLFTFVDLVYSILSKNSSSGSLPGSGYSPDIAKSMIDGGIIQCLTSILQVVDLDHPDAPKIVNLILKGLEGLTRAANASEQIFKSDGTEKKRSTGLNDRSDDQITAPSATEAVAHDQNVGSQEAIIDTMDNAHDQGTSQGDNCVDNPNQSVEQDMRVDEGGTLAQDPPMELGMDFMREEMGEGGVLHNPDQIEMTFHVENRADDDMGDEDDDMGDDGDEDEDDDDGEDEDEDIAEDGGGMMSLADTDVEDHDDVGFGDEYNDEMIDEDDDDFHENRVIEVRWREALDGLDHLQILGQPGFIDVAAEPFEGVNVDDLFRLQSFERRRQTGRSSFERSATEVNGFQHPLLVRPPPSGDFVSMWSSSGNSTSRDSDTLSSGNLDVAHFYMFDAPILPYDHVPSSLFGDRLGGAAPPPLTDYSVGMGSLHLPGRRVLGNGRWTDDGQPQGSAQAASIAQAVEEQFLAQLNSVAPASSPVERQLQNSGEQENKSDALASHDGPILTAGTDSTCQQIESPEQENGNGEEINVDSVARDTGEDLPANEPMSVQPVSLNIMPNGIDCTVIEGNVTPDENVEIFVNSSNAAAIQCERAADVLTSIHDVPVESMECNGSSTADGQHTNLELGGSGFETPNSGDCHIPSIYASADVDMAGTGAEGNQSEQPTVSEDRRDELLSAQNTEVAPDASQADQVSANNEASGANTIDPTFLEALPDDLRAEVLASQQAQSVQPPAYAPPSAEDIDPEFLAALPPDIQAEVLAQQRAQRVAQQAEGQPVDMDNASIIATFPADLREEVLLTSSEAVLSALPSPLLAEAQILRDRAMSHYQARSLFGSSHRLNNRRNGLGFDRRPVMDRGVGVTIGRRSALTDSLKVKEIEGEPLLDATALKALIRLLRLSQPLGKGLLQRLLLNLCAHTVTMATLIYLLLDMIEPEAEGSVSRSATLNSQRLFGCHSNTVYGQSQLLDGLPPLVFRRILEILTYLATNHSAVAKLLFHFDQSIISDSSRPVNVHTNEKGKEKVTEEGPTLNPSKAETGVVPLVLFLKLLSRPLFLRSNAHLEQVMGLIQVIVDTAASKLESQSQSEKEMADTQNLSASEAPSNTEKDAPLVESDSNQQDKRADMRVCHSEGKKNVDMYIIFLQLPQSDLRNLCSLLGREGLSDKMYMLAGEVLKKLAFIVPSHRKFFTVELSESAHALTGSAISELVTLQKTNMLGLSAGSMAGAAILRVLQALSSLTSLNTVGEMDMDNGVDQHDDQATIWNLNTALEPLWQELSNCISAAEMQLGQSSFSPNMSNINVAENLQGSSTSPPLPPGTQRLLPFIEAFFVLCEKLQANESFMQQDHGNATAREVKESAGCSASTSVKGGGDSLRKLDGAITFTRFAEKHRRLSNAFIRQNPGLLEKSLSMMLKAPRLIDFDNKRAYFRSRIRQQHDQHLSGPLRISVRRAYILEDSYNQLRMRPTQDLKGRLNVQFQGEEGIDAGGLTREWYQLLSRVIFDKGALLFTTVGNNATFQPNPNSVYQTEHLSYFKFVGRVVGKALFDGQLLDVYFTRSFYKHILGVKVTYHDIEAVDPDYYKNLKWMLENDVSDVPDLTFSMDADEEKHILYEKNEVTDYELKPGGRNIRVTEETKHEYVDLVAEHLLTNAIRPQINSFLEGFNELVPRELISIFNDKELELLISGLPEIDLDDLKANTEYTGYTVASNVVQWFWEVVKTFNKEDMARLLQFVTGTSKVPLEGFKALQGISGPQRFQIHKAYGAPDRLPSAHTCFNQLDLPEYTSKEQLQERLLLAIHEASEGFGFG is encoded by the exons ATGAAGTTGAAGAGGAAAAGGGCACTTGAAGTG CCTCCCAAAATTCGATGTTTTATTGATCGTGTTACTTCAGTTCCACTTGAGAAGATAGAAGAACCTTTGAAGGGTTTTGTTTGGGAGTTTGATAAG GGAGATTTTCATCACTGGGTTGATCTCTTTAACCATTTTGATTCATACTTTGAGAAGTACATAAAACCAAGGAAGGATCTGCTGATTGATGATGATTTTCTTGATTTGGACCCTCCATTCCCTAGAATAGCCATTCTTCAAATTCTTCGTGTCATTAGAACAATTTTGGATAATTGCACAAATAAGCATTTCTACAGTTCATATGAG CAGCATCTCTCTGCATTGCTTGCTTCTACTGATCCAGATGTGGTTGAGGCTAGCTTAGACACCTTGGCTACCTTTTTGAAGAAAACAGTTGGAAAGTACTCCATAAGAGATACTTCGTTGAATTCAAAATTGTATGCTCTTGCCCAAGGATGGGGTGGAAAGGAGGAAGGACTTGGACTGATTGCATCTTGCGTACCTGATGGTTGTGATCGTATTGCTTGTGAATTGGGTTGTACGCTTCATTTCGAATTTTATGCTTTAAATGAGTCAGAAAGGGACATAAAAGTGGCTGAACCCTTGGTCCAAGGCTTGCAAATTATACACTTATGTGATATTGACAAACGTGTGGAAACTGATCTCGAGCTTTTGCACAAGTTAGTTACAGAATATAAGGTGCCTGCCAGTTTAAGATTTTCTTTATTGTCTAGACTACGGTATGCTAGGGCTTTTGGTTCTTTGGCTTCTAGACAGCAATATACATGCATTCGTTTGTATGCCTTCATAGTATTAATTCAGGCTTGTGCTGATGCCGATGACCTGGTTTCGTTCTTCAATGCTGAGCCTGGATTTATCAATGAATTAGTGTCCTTACTAAGTTATGAAGATGCAGTTCTGGAAAGAATTCGGATTTTATGTTTGCATGCATTAGCTGCTCTTTGCCAAGATCGTTCCCGTCAACAGTCAGTACAAACTGCAGTTACATCTGGTGGGCACCGTGGCATCTTATCTAGCCTGATGCAAAAAGCCATTGACTCTGTTATTAGTGATACCTCAAAATGGTCAGTTTATTTTGCAGAAGCTCTTTTGTCTCTTGTCAGTGTGTTGGTTTCGACATCATCAGGATGCTCTGCCATGCGTGAAGCAGGATTTATTCCTACTCTGCTACCCCTCCTTAAAGATACAAATCCACAGCATTTGCATTTGGTTGAAAAGTCTGTGCGCATTTTAGAGGCTTTTATGGATTACAGTAATCCGGCTGCTGCTCTGTTCAGAGATTTGGGAGGTTTGGATGATACCATCTCTCGCCTAAAGATTGAAGTGTCCCATGTAGAAAATGGGGGAAAACAGCCAGATGAAAAATCTGAGTTTAGTTCAAGAAGTGTCAATATGGTTAGAAGTTCTTCAAGATTGGATGATGTGCAACAACCATTGTATTCTGAACCATTAATTTCATATCACCGTCGGTTGCTAATGAAAGCTTTATTGCGTGCTATATCCCTGGGAACTTATGCCCCTGGAAATACTGCTCGTATCTATGGATCTGAAGAGAATGTTCTACCTCATTGCTTATGCATAATTTTTAGAAGAGCGAAAGATTTTGGTGGTGGAGTTTTTTCTCTTGCAGCTACTGTCATGAGTGACTTAATACAAAAGGATCCTACATGTTTTCCTGTTTTGGATGCAGCTGGTCTTCCGTCTGCCTTCTTGGATGCTATAATGGATGATGTTCTCAACTCTTCAGAAGCCATTACATGCATCCCCCAGTGTTTGGATGCCTTGTGCTTAAATAGTAATGGCCTGCAGGCTGTAAAAGATAGGAACTCTTTGAGGTGTTTTGTGAAAGTGTTTACTTCTAAAACATATTTGCGTGCTCTGGCAGGGGACACACCTGCATCTTTGTCTAGTGGATTGGATGAATTAATGCGCCATGCTGCTTCATTGCGTGGTCCTGGAGTGGAAATGTTAGTCGAGATTTTGGAAAGTATCTCAAAAATTGGTTCTGCAGTGGAATCCTCATCCTTGAGTTCTGATCCAAGCTCTTCAACATCGGTTCCAATGGAAATGGATGGTGAGGAAAAGAATTTGATCTTGCCTAATAATGAGTCTTCTAAGGCTGATGATGCAGGGCATATTTCTGAGCCATCTCCGGATATGTCAATAATGAATGTTGAGTCGTTTCTACCAGATTGTGTTAACAATATTGCTCGTCTACTTGAGACAATTCTTCAGAATGCTGATACATGTCGTATATTTGTTGAGAAAAAGGGAATTGAAGCTATTCTCCAGTTAGTTACATTACCTTTGATGCCAGCTTCTGTTTCTGTTGGGCACAGCATATCTGTTGCCTTCAAGAATTTCTCACCACAACACTATGTTTCTCTTGCTCGGGCTGTATGCTCGTTCTTAAGGGAGCATCTAAGATCTACTAATGAGCTTTTAGATTTGGTGGGAGGGACCCAACTTGCTCTAGTGGAATCTGCAAAGCAGACAAAGGTGTTGAAATATCTTTCTAGTCTTGAAGCTGTCTTAACTCTTTCTGTATTTTTGTTGAAGGGAACAAGCACTGTTGTCTCTGAACTAAGCACTTCAGATGCTGATGTGTTGAAAGATCTTGGGAAAACTTACAAGGAAATAATTTGGCAAATATCATTGTGCAATGATTCTAAGGCCGAGGAAAAGAAGAATGCTGATCAAGAGCCTGAGGTTTCACAGGTACCTCCATCTACTGCTGTTGAAAGAGAGAGTGATGATGATTCAAATATTCAAACAGTAAGATACACAAACCCAGTTTTTGGTAGGAATGGTTCACATTCCCTGTGGAGTGGGGAACGAGAATTCCTTTCTGTAGTTCGTGCTGGAGAAAGTTTGCATCGTCGAAGTCGGCATGGAATATCTCGCATACGAGGTGGCAGGACTGGTCGTCACTTGGAAGCTTTAAACATTGATTCAGAAGCACCTCCTAGTGGCCTGGAAGCACCTTCATCCCAagatatgaaaaagaaaagccCCGATGTTCTTGTTTCAGAGATTCTTAACAAATTGGCCTCAACTTTGCGCTCTTTCTTCACAGCCCTTGTGAAGGGATTCACTTCGCCAAATCGTCGCAGAGCTGATTCTGGGTCACTCAGTTCAGCTTCAAAGACTCTTGGAGCTGTTTTAGCTACAAATTTTCTTGAAGCCCTTAGTTTCTCTGGGCATTCTACTTATGCTTCTGGACTTGAACTGTCACTTTCTGTAAAATGTAGATATCTTGGGAAGGTTGTGGATGATATGGCTGCTCTCACATTTGACAGTAGGCGTCGGAGTTGTTATACTGCAATggttaataatttttatgtcCATGGGACATTTAAAGAGCTCCTCACAACATTTGAAGCTACTAGTCAGTTGCTATGGACCCTTCCGTGTTCTCTTCCATCACCTGACAATGATGTTGGTAAAAAAGGGGAAGGAGGTAAACTGTCCCATAATACATGGCTACTTGATACATTGCAAAGCTACTGTCGTTTGCTTGAGTATTTTGTAAATTCTTCTCATCTTTTGTCCCCAACCTCGGCATCTCAGGCAGAGCTTCTTGTTCAGCCAGTTGCAGTTGGTCTCTCAATTGGACTCTTTCCAGTTCCTAGAGACCCTGAAGTTTTTGTCCGTATGTTACAATCTCAGGTTTTGGATGTAATCCTACCAGTCTGGAATCATCCCATGTTTAGTAGTTGTAGTCCTGGTTTCATTGCATCTATTATTTCACTTGTTACACATGTATATTCTGGTGTCGGAGATGTCAAGCGAAGTCGTAGTAACATTGTGGGAAGCACAAACCAACGATTCATGCCCCCTCCACCTGATGAGACAACCATTGCCACTATTGTTGAGATGGGTTTTTCAAGGGCAAGGGCTGAGGAAGCATTGAGAAGAGTTGAAACAAATAGTGTTGAAATGGCCATGGAGTGGCTGTTTAGTCATACTGACGATCCTGTCCAGGAGGATGATGAACTTGCTCGGGCACTTGCTTTATCCCTAGGAAGCAGTTCTGAATCTACTAAAGCTGAGACTGCCGAGAAGACTATAGATGTGCTAACTGAAGAGGGACATGTAAAGAAACCTCCTGTTGATGATATACTTGCTGCATCTGTGAAGTTGTTTCAGACTAGTGATTCAGTGTCATTTCAGTTGACAGATTTGCTTGTGACACTTTGCAGTCAGAGCAAAGGTGATGATCGTCCAAAGGTAATATCTTATCTTCTGCAGCAGCTAAAACTTTGTCCATTGGATTTTTCCCAGGATAATTGTGCATTGAGTGTGTTAGCACATATCTTAGCACTTCTTCTTTTTGAGGATGTAAGCACACGGGAAATTGCTGCTCAGAATGGCATTATATCTTCCATTATAGATATCTTGACAAACTTCAAAGGCAGACAGGAGCTGGGGAAAGAACTACCTGTTCCTAAATGCATTAGTGCTTTGCTACTTACATTGGATCAAATGGTGCAGTCAAGACCAAAAGTTGAAAATGTGGAAGGAACTCAAACTGGTTCCCTGCCTGATTCTTCAGGGGAGCATGGTTCCTTGCAAATTTCTGATACAGTTGTACCaaaggaaaaaaattcaaatgggAACGAGAAAGAGCCTGCAGTGGCTTTTGAGAGTATACTGGGGAAATCTACGGGATTTGCAACTGTTGAAGAGAGTCATAAATTGCTGGATGTTGCTTGTGATTTGATAAAACAACATGTTCCTGCGGTAGTCATGCAGGCAGTTTTGCAATTATGTGCTAGGTTAACAAAAACACATGCTCTAGCTTTGCAGTTCCTTGAAAATGGAGGTCTGGCTGCTCTTTTTAATCTTCCAAGGATTTGCTTTTTCCCTGGGTATGACTCTGTTGTATCAGCTATAGTCCGGCACCTCCTTGAAGATCCTCAAACACTACAGACAGCCATGGAGTTGGAGATACGACAAACTTTAAGCGGAAATCGCCATTCAGGGCGTGTCTCTCCTCGATCTTTTTTGACATCATTGGCACCTGTTATCTCCAGGGATCCTAACGTTTTCATGAAAGCTGCAGCAGCAGTTTGTCAGTTAGAAACATCAGGTGGAAGAACTGTTGTTGTTTTGTCaaaggagaaagaaaaagaaaagtcaaAGTCATCCAGTATCGAGGCTGGGTTATCTTCCAATGAATGTGTCCGGATACCTGAAAGCAAGTCTCATGATGGACAGGGGAAATGTTTGAAAAGCCACAAGAAGGTTCCTGTTAATCTCACTCAAGTAATTGATCAGCTTCTTGAGATTGTGCTAAAGTACCCACCTATGAAAGGTATGGAAGAATCTGAGCGTGACTCAACATTCATGGAAATTGATGAACCTACCATGAAAGTGAAGGGTAAATCTAAGGTTGACGAGGCTGCGTCAATAGAGCCTGAGTCTGAAAAGTCTACAGGACTAGTGAAGGTGACTTTTGTTCTCAAATTACTGAGTGACATTCTTCTGATGTATGGGCATGCAGTTGGTGTTATACTTAGACGTGATTCTGAAATGTGTCAATTCCGTGGATCTAATCAACCATCTGGACATAGTGGTATTATCCATCATGTATTACATCGACTGTTACCACTCTCTGTTGATAAATCTGCAGGACCTGATGATTGGAGAGGTAAGTTGTCTGAAAAGGCTTCATGGTTCCTGGTAGTTTTGTGTGGTCGATCTGGTGAAGGGCGTAAACGAGTGACAAATGAACTTGTTAAAGAATTGATGTCCTTTTCTAATTTTGAGAGTAATTCCATGAGAAACAGCTTATTGCCAGATAAGAGGCTGTTCACTTTTGTTGATCTAGTGTATTCTATTTTGTCGAAAAATTCGTCATCTGGTAGCTTACCTGGTTCTGGATATTCACCTGATATTGCAAAGAGCATGATAGATGGGGGAATCATTCAGTGTCTAACTAGTATTTTGCAAGTAGTTGATTTGGATCATCCTGATGCACCAAAAATTGTGAATCTTATACTCAAAGGTTTAGAAGGTCTTACAAGAGCTGCTAATGCAAGTGAGCAAATCTTTAAATCTGATGGGACAGAAAAGAAAAGATCTACTGGTTTAAATGATAGATCTGATGATCAAATAACAGCACCATCTGCAACTGAAGCAGTGGCCCATGATCAGAATGTGGGCAGCCAAGAAGCAATCATAGATACAATGGATAATGCACATGATCAAGGAACTTCTCAAGGTGATAATTGTGTTGATAATCCAAATCAATCAGTAGAGCAGGATATGAGAGTAGATGAAGGTGGGACATTGGCTCAAGACCCACCAATGGAACTTGGAATGGACTTCATGCGTGAAGAGATGGGAGAGGGCGGTGTCTTGCACAACCCAGATCAAATTGAGATGACTTTTCATGTTGAAAATAGGGCTGATGATGACATgggtgatgaagatgatgatatGGGTGATGATGGtgatgaggatgaggatgatgatgatggagaGGATGAAGACGAGGATATAGCTGAAGATGGTGGGGGCATGATGTCCTTGGCAGATACTGATGTGGAGGATCATGATGATGTTGGCTTTGGAGATGAATACAAtgatgagatgattgatgaagatgatgatgattttCATGAGAATCGTGTCATAGAGGTAAGGTGGAGGGAAGCTCTTGATGGCTTGGATCACTTGCAGATTCTTGGACAACCTGGATTTATAGATGTGGCTGCTGAACCTTTTGAAGGTGTTAATGTAGATGACCTATTTCGTCTTCAGAGTTTTGAGCGTCGTCGTCAGACTGGTAGGTCTTCCTTTGAGAGATCTGCTACTGAAGTTAATGGTTTTCAGCATCCTCTTCTTGTTAGACCACCTCCATCTGGCGATTTTGTCTCAATGTGGTCGTCTAGTGGTAATTCTACATCTCGAGATTCAGACACCTTGTCATCCGGGAATCTTGATGTGGCTCATTTCTACATGTTTGATGCACCTATTCTTCCATATGATCATGTGCCAAGTAGTCTGTTTGGCGACCGTCTGGGTGGTGCTGCACCTCCTCCCTTGACAGACTATTCTGTCGGCATGGGCTCATTGCACCTACCTGGAAGAAGAGTGTTGGGTAATGGTAGATGGACTGATGATGGTCAGCCACAAGGAAGTGCACAAGCGGCATCCATTGCTCAAGCAGTAGAGGAACAATTCCTAGCTCAATTGAACAGTGTAGCTCCTGCAAGCAGTCCTGTTGAGCGACAGTTACAGAATTCTGGAGAACAAGAGAATAAGTCTGATGCTCTTGCTTCTCATGATGGTCCAATATTAACTGCAGGAACTGACTCCACGTGTCAGCAGATTGAAAGTCCGGAGCAAGAAAATGGTAATGGTGAAGAGATTAACGTTGATTCAGTTGCTCGAGATACTGGTGAAGACCTGCCAGCTAATGAGCCTATGTCAGTTCAACCAGTTTCATTGAACATCATGCCAAATGGTATTGATTGCACAGTAATTGAAGGAAATGTTACTCCTGATGAGAATGTGGAAATATTTGTTAACTCGTCTAATGCTGCTGCTATACAATGTGAAAGGGCTGCTGATGTACTGACTAGCATCCATGATGTACCAGTTGAATCCATGGAATGTAATGGATCATCAACTGCTGATGGGCAGCATACTAATCTTGAGTTAGGGGGCTCTGGTTTTGAAACTCCTAATTCAGGTGATTGCCATATCCCATCAATTTATGCTAGTGCTGATGTTGATATGGCTGGTACTGGTGCTGAAGGAAATCAATCAGAGCAACCAACTGTTTCTGAAGACAGGAGGGATGAGTTGTTATCAGCTCAGAACACAGAGGTTGCTCCAGATGCTTCTCAGGCTGACCAAGTTAGTGCAAATAATGAAGCTTCTGGAGCTAATACAATTGATCCTACCTTTTTGGAGGCTCTGCCTGATGATCTAAGAGCAGAAGTTCTAGCATCCCAACAAGCTCAGTCTGTTCAACCACCAGCCTATGCGCCACCTTCTGCAGAAGATATTGATCCCGAGTTTTTGGCTGCTCTTCCTCCAGATATCCAAGCGGAGGTGTTGGCCCAACAAAGAGCTCAAAGGGTAGCCCAGCAGGCCGAAGGACAGCCAGTGGACATGGATAATGCCTCTATAATTGCCACATTTCCTGCTGATTTGCGTGAAGAG GTTCTTTTGACTTCTTCGGAAGCTGTTTTGTCAGCACTGCCATCTCCATTGCTTGCAGAAGCTCAAATTTTGAGGGATCGAGCAATGAGTCATTATCAAGCTCGCAGCCTTTTTGGGAGCAGCCACAGGCTTAACAATCGAAGGAATGGTCTTGGATTTGACAGGCGGCCTGTGATGGATCGGGGTGTTGGAGTTACAATAGGGAGGAGATCTGCTCTTACAGATAGCTTGAAGGTGAAGGAGATTGAGGGTGAGCCACTACTTGATGCAACTGCACTAAAAGCTTTGATCCGGCTTCTACGATTATCACAG CCCCTTGGAAAGGGCCTTCTGCAAAGGCTCTTGTTAAACTTATGTGCGCATACTGTTACAATGGCAACACTTATTTATCTTTTGCTTGACATGATTGAACCTGAAGCTGAAGGCTCTGTAAGTAGATCAGCAACACTAAATTCCCAGAGGCTTTTTGGTTGTCACTCAAACACAGTTTATGGTCAATCTCAATTGTTGGATG GTCTTCCTCCCCTTGTGTTCCGCCGAATTCTTGAAATTCTGACTTATTTGGCCACAAATCATTCTGCTGTTGCAAAATTGTTGTTTCATTTTGATCAATCTATTATTTCTGATTCTTCACGTCCAGTTAATGTGCATACAAATGAGAAAGGGAAagagaaggttactgaagaggGACCTACACTAAATCCCTCTAAAGCTGAGACAGGGGTTGTTCCTCTAGTCCTCTTTCTGAAGCTCTTGAGTCGACCCCTGTTTTTACGCAGCAATGCTCATCTTGAGCAGGTAATGGGTCTGATTCAAGTTATAGTTGATACAGCAGCTTCAAAATTAGAAAGTCAATCACAGTCTGAAAAAGAAATGGCAGATACCCAAAATTTGTCAGCCAGTGAAGCCCCAAGTAATACTGAGAAGGATGCTCCTTTGGTGGAGTCGGACTCTAATCAACAAGATAAGCGTGCAGATATGCGTGTATGCCATTCTGAAGGGAAGAAGAATGTAGATATGTACATTATCTTCTTGCAGTTGCCACAATCTGATTTGCGGAATTTGTGCAGTCTTCTTGGTCGTGAAGG GCTCTCGGATAAAATGTATATGCTTGCTGGTGAAGTGCTGAAGAAATTGGCTTTCATTGTTCCATCCCATAGGAAGTTTTTTACTGTAGAGCTTTCCGAATCAGCTCATGCTTTGACTGGTTCAGCCATAAGTGAGCTTGTCACACTACAAAAAACAAATATGCTTGGTTTAAGTGCTGGTTCTATGGCTGGTGCAGCCATTCTACGTGTGCTGCAAGCTCTTAGTTCACTCACTTCACTTAATACTGTGGGTGAGATGGATATGGATAATGGTGTGGATCAGCATGATGATCAAGCAACTATTTGGAATTTAAATACTGCGCTTGAGCCATTGTGGCAAGAACTGAGTAATTGTATAAGTGCTGCTGAGATGCAGCTTGGACAGAGCTCTTTCTCTCCTAACATGTCAAACATAAATGTTGCTGAAAATCTGCAAGGTTCTTCTACATCACCACCTCTTCCTCCAGGAACACAGAGATTATTGCCTTTTATTGAGGCTTTCTTTGTTTTGTGTGAAAAGCTACAAGCAAATGAATCCTTCATGCAGCAAGACCATGGAAATGCGACTGCTAGAGAAGTCAAGGAGTCTGCTGGTTGTTCAGCTTCAACGAGTGTAAAAGGTGGTGGAGACTCACTGCGAAAACTTGATGGGGCTATCACTTTCACAAGATTTGCTGAAAAGCATCGCCGACTTTCAAATGCTTTCATTAGGCAGAACCCAGGTTTGTTGGAGAAATCACTTTCCATGATGCTCAAGGCGCCAAGGTTGATTGACTTTGATAACAAGAGAGCCTATTTCCGCTCAAGAATAAGACAACAACATGACCAACACTTGTCTGGGCCATTGCGTATAAGTGTAAGGAGGGCTTATATTTTGGAGGACTCTTATAATCAGTTAAGGATGCGTCCTACTCAGGATCTAAAGGGGCGGTTAAATGTTCAATTTCAAGGTGAAGAGGGTATTGATGCAGGTGGTCTCACCAGAGAATGGTATCAGCTGCTATCAAGGGTCATATTTGACAAAGGTGCTTTACTTTTCACAACAGTGGGTAACAATGCAACTTTCCAACCAAACCCTAACTCAGTCTATCAGACTGAACATCTCTCATACTTCAAGTTTGTGGGCCGAGTG GTGGGGAAGGCTTTGTTTGATGGGCAACTGCTGGATGTTTACTTTACCCGATCTTTCTACAAGCATATACTGGGTGTTAAGGTTACATACCATGATATTGAAGCGGTTGATCCTGATTACTATAAGAATTTGAAATGGATGTTGGAG AATGATGTGAGTGATGTTCCTGATCTGACATTTAGCATGGATGCTGACGAGGAAAAGCATATTCTTTATGAGAAGAATGAG GTCACTGATTATGAGCTTAAACCTGGAGGAAGGAACATAAGGGTTACAGAAGAAACAAAGCACGAGTATGTTGACCTTGTTGCTGAACATCTTTTGACAAATGCCATCCGTCCTCAAATCAATTCCTTCCTAGAAGGTTTTAATGAATTGGTTCCACGAGAACTCATATCCATATTTAATGACAAAGAGCTTGAGCTTCTCATAAGTGGTCTTCCAGAAATTGATT TGGATGACTTGAAGGCCAACACTGAGTATACTGGCTATACAGTGGCATCAAATGTTGTTCAATGGTTCTGGGAAGTGGTCAAAACTTTCAACAAAGAAGACATGGCAAGATTACTGCAATTTGTGACTGGAACATCAAAG GTTCCGTTGGAGGGCTTTAAGGCCTTGCAGGGCATCTCTGGTCCGCAAAGGTTTCAGATTCACAAGGCATATGGAGCACCTGATCGTCTGCCATCAGCTCATACTTG CTTCAATCAACTTGACCTTCCTGAGTATACCTCTAAGGAACAGCTTCAAGAACGTTTGTTACTTGCAATCCATGAGGCtagtgaagggtttggttttggtTGA